A genomic segment from Montipora foliosa isolate CH-2021 chromosome 9, ASM3666993v2, whole genome shotgun sequence encodes:
- the LOC137972109 gene encoding voltage-dependent T-type calcium channel subunit alpha-1H-like yields the protein MSADNKSNINLFREEAFEKIQSNPTLSCKLKREAGTCYETKTAEQKVRGEYDVFKDFQTVAFFFLRSDSPPRNWFIRLVTWPYFERLSIFVILVNCVTLGLYDPSDPDCHTQRCQTLDTMEKVIYVFFLIEMLCKWMAMGLFGKMAYFTDPWNRLDCFIVAAGTFELIYNEGEYLSAVRAIRVLRPLRAINRVPSIRILVTLLLDTLPMLWNVLAICFFIFAIFGIVAVQLWGGVLRGRCFFDDRLPKNVSQSDNLSNFYEPSFDNPDFVCALPDVPGMQKCTSEFITPLKHENGGQCSLTYEEHLNKSLISNHSNDCVDWHQYYRKCKQEGDNPAWGAIGFDNIFIAWVAIFQVITLEGWADIMYFIQDAHGFWNWIYFVILIVIASYFMTNLCLVVITTQFQETKQRENELLRASRRREGTSTSTIASSRYGKDGCWIEILKYIEHLFKRLKRRFQKRFNWKYCEGSNKRTRISKRRKRRKRKKKLVYHHHHHHHHHHHYHHHVYCTDPGCQPSNVLPGALNLTPNESCVDVQQSQGKQDKASTNRLTVPGQELSNGEQDSIGRPGGIPTISIITGSTCSVRKEPTSSSQGEMITTATAAVAVNGRSAAADIAAHTFLSAASLSSAAATATASAAAASAIHNVCTCAVEHVEEDIKVDYESECVYEESEESENELTDNEEAGDTSQKKKQWKRFRQLCRRNVDSKWFMYIIMGSIFLNTLSMGIEYHGQPSKMTEVLEILNYIFTAIFGLEMFLKLLGLGPYGYIKDPFNLFDGFIVIMSIVELFGDGNSSISVLRSFRLLRIFKLVRFLPALRRQLMVMIHTMDNVMTFLALLALFIFTASILGMNLFGGKYSFENEEGEYVTARANFDDLFWALVTVFQVLTQEDWNTVMYDGMRATSKWAALYFILLMTIGNYILFNLLVAILVEGFANQPEKTASTLSIKSEGSKQDEGYVACKHVSPPYENPSSPQAPSLVCVSPMRSSTNVESASAHNQKTRNDETSAPMQRLRCSFPSLSPRCSMFRDECHVSAPASPTRISPRVTRKALSFGDTTTMVIVNPVQAERCITTDDEMSAREDDETEVRIQDSSSCCYQRTAWALYIFSPSNKFRKLMIALYTNKWFDRVVLTFILLNCVVMALERPDLPDDSELQKFINICMYIFLGIFTLEMLIKVIALGLWVGPGAYLRSTWNVMDGFLVVVSWIDVIVTLTTNTESSILGVLRVFRALRTLRPLRVISRAPGLKVVVETLITSLKPIGNIVLIAATFFIIFGILGVQLFKGKFYYCTEASDVNSRVDCLSKGHSWINKEYNFDNLAKALLTLFVFSTKDGWVTIMYDGIDAVGVDKQPIRNYNKWNVLYFVAFLLLAGFVVLNMLVGVVVENFKKCRAIIEKDRLAEKEKEKEQEKAKKRQAEADKEEAEEFLQPRRIFHRICTHGYFDLGISAVIVLNVICMAMEHYQQPQEMSDFLEYANYVFTAIFILEGVLKIYALGFKKYIKERWNQLDLIIILLSIVGIVLEEMDASLPINPTIIRVMRVLRIARVLKLLKTAEGIRKLLDTVAEALPQVGNLGLLFLLMFFIFAALGMELFGEIDCSGDVPCEGLGHHAHFKNFGFAMLTLFRVSTGDNWNGILKDIINKKRCAKDPSTGCSALEHIAPIYFAIFVLATQFVLLNVVVAVLMKHLEDAKEEISVTSSREGELENKLATKTDGDGDGEQDSCKDGQPNQGESVSEKEANNNASAAISTPVGLDRQGPNDSESSLSSFEYAVRSQPVSASSRHRLSPMNKTRSNWCANPATLRLPPIGSQSRAINKIGRSSEKVDSLTSGLPSPESEKSDTKSSDGHISPRAPIYVMSEDSTEIYDSNMEVDREPSKVFRPVNNCSATRSQSPHSSSEEEGKKKFFKKPFRKSDPKRAKSSGKRESKTTATVVPIPNTEPDKQEIKPVKPNARWATPAFSGVQPPGIRKDIKLEPSVTTKKDEDKSYEMQSYV from the exons ATGTCAGCCGACAATAAATCAAACATCAATCTTTTTCGCGAAGAAGCGTTCGAGAAAATACAAAGTAACCCTACACTGTCGTGTAAACTTAAGAGAGAAGCAGGGACTTGTTACGAAACTAAAACTGCTGAACAGAAGGTTAGAGGCGAATATGATGTGTTCAAAGATTTTCAAACCGtggcatttttctttcttcGTTCCGACAGCCCACCACGAAACTGGTTCATTCGTCTTGTTACTTGGCC TTATTTTGAACGTTTAAGTATTTTTGTGATTCTTGTAAACTGTGTCACTCTTGGACTGTACGATCCATCTGATCCAGATTGCCACACACAAAGATGTCAAACTCTCGATACAATGGAAAAAGTCATCTATGTcttctttttaattgagatgTTGTGTAAATGGATGGCCATGGGTCTTTTTGGAAAGATGGCCTATTTTACTGATCCTTGGAATCGCCTTGATTGCTTTATTGTTGCTGCGGG GACCTTTGAGTTAATCTACAACGAAGGAGAGTATCTTAGTGCCGTACGAGCCATCAGAGTTCTCAGACCCTTGCGCGCTATCAACAGAGTACCTA GTATCCGCATTCTGGTGACATTGTTATTGGACACACTACCCATGCTGTGGAATGTCCTTGCCATATGCTTCTTCATCTTCGCTATATTTGGTATTGTTGCTGTGCAATTGTGGGGAGGCGTGCTTAGAGGAAGATGTTTCTTTGATGATCGCTTACCAAAAAACGTCTCTCAAAG tgataACTTATCAAACTTTTACGAACCTTCGTTCGACAATCCCGACTTCGTATGTGCATTACCCGACGTACCAGGAATGCAGAAATGCACCAGCGAGTTTATCACACCACTCAAGCATGAAAATGGGGGGCAATGCTCTCTTACGTATGAGGAGCACCTCAACAAATCTCTAATTTCAAATCATTCCAATGACTGTGTGGACTGGCATCAATATTACAGAAAGTGCAAACAGGAAGGTGATAACCCTGCTTGGGGAGCCATTGGGTTTGATAATATTTTCATTGCTTGGGTCGCCATTTTTCAG GTGATCACTTTAGAGGGTTGGGCAGATATAATGTACTTTATACAGGATGCACATGGATTTTGGAACTGGATTTATTTTGTCATTCTAATAGTA ATTGCTTCGTATTTTATGACTAACTTGTGTCTAGTTGTGATAACAACGCAAtttcaagaaacaaaacaacgTGAAAATGAACTTTTACGAGCAAGCCGCCGCCGAGAAGGGACGAGTACAAGTACCATAGCAAGCAGTAGATATGGAAAGGATGGCTGTTGGATTGAGATACTTAAGTATATCGAACATTTATTCAAAAGACTTAAAAGAAGATTTCAAAAACGATTTAACTGGAAATATTGCGAAGGTTCAAACAAAAGAACGAGAATTTCGAAGCGCAGAAAACGGCGGAAACGGAAAAAGAAATtagtttatcatcatcatcatcaccaccaccatcatcatcattatcatcaccaCGTGTACTGCACAGATCCCGGATGTCAACCCAGTAACGTTCTTCCGGGAGCTTTGAACCTCACGCCAAATGAGTCTTGCGTAGATGTCCAGCAGTCGCAAGGCAAACAGGATAAAGCGAGCACAAACAGACTTACGGTTCCTGGACAGGAACTCAGTAACGGGGAACAAGACAGTATTGGCCGGCCTGGAGGAATACCAACAATTTCTATTATAACTGGTTCCACTTGTTCAGTTCGCAAGGAGCCTACATCTTCATCACAGGGCGAAATGATCACTACGGCAACAGCAGCGGTTGCCGTCAACGGCAGATCTGCCGCTGCTGATATAGCAGCACACACTTTCTTGTCAGCGGCTTCATTATCCAGTGCAGCCGCAACCGCTACTGCAAGTGCAGCTGCAGCGTCGGCAATACATAACGTTTGTACTTGCGCGGTTGAACACGTCGAGGAAGACATAAAGGTGGATTACGAGTCTGAATGCGTTTATGAAGAGAGCGAAGAGAGTGAGAATGAATTAACAGATAATGAAGAAGCCGGGGAcacgtcacaaaaaaaaaagcagtggAAGCGATTTCGTCAGTTGTGTCGCCGCAATGTTGACAGCAAATGGTTTATGTATATCATCATGGGATCCATATTTCTCAATACTCTTAGCATGGGGATAGAATATCACGGACAG CCTTCAAAGATGACTGAAGTACTTGAAATCTTGAACTACATTTTTACGGCCATATTTGGTCTTGAAATGTTCCTGAAGCTGCTAGGCCTTGGTCCCTATGGATACATCAAAGATCCCTTCAATTTGTTTGACGGCTTCATTGTTATCATGAG TATTGTAGAACTTTTTGGCGATGGTAACAGCAGTATTTCTGTCCTGAGGTCATTCCGATTACTGCGCATATTCAAACTCGTGCGTTTCCTACCAGCACTACGGCGTCAATTGATGGTAATGATCCACACCATGGACAATGTGATGACATTTCTGGCTTTATTGGCTCTGTTTATTTTCACCGCCAGTATTCTGGGAATGAACTTGTTCGGCGGCAAGTACTCCTTTGAGAATGAGGAAGGAGAATACGTCACCGCGCGAGCTAATTTTGATGACTTGTTTTGGGCTTTAGTAACTGTTTTCCAG GTTTTGACCCAAGAAGACTGGAACACAGTGATGTACGATGGAATGAGAGCTACTTCTAAGTGGGCTGCTCTATACTTCATCTTGCTGATGACCATTGGAAATTACATCCTATTCAATTTGCTTGTAGCTATCTTAGTGGAAGGATTTGCCAATCAACCG GAAAAAACAGCAAGTACTTTGAGCATCAAATCGGAAGGGTCAAAGCAAGACGAAGGTTACGTGGCATGCAAACATGTGAGCCCGCCGTACGAGAACCCATCCTCGCCCCAGGCGCCTTCCCTGGTGTGCGTGAGTCCGATGCGCTCATCGACAAACGTGGAGTCAGCTAGTGCGCACAATCAGAAAACAAGGAATGATGAAACTTCTGCGCCGATGCAACGCTTACGCTGCTCCTTTCCGTCTCTGTCTCCCAGATGTTCAATGTTTAGAGAT GAATGCCACGTCTCAGCCCCAGCCTCCCCGACCCGGATTTCTCCACGAGTGACACGGAAGGCCTTGTCATTTGGGGACACAACTACAATGGTAATTGTCAATCCAGTGCAAGCTGAAAGGTGTATTACTACTGATGATGAG ATGAGTGCACGGGAAGATGACGAAACAGAGGTTAGGATTCAGGACAGCTCGTCATGTTGTTATCAAAGAACAGCTTGGGCCTTATACATCTTTTCACCTTCAAACAA GTTTCGAAAATTGATGATAGCTTTGTACACAAACAAGTGGTTTGATCGCGTTGTACTCACGTTTATCCTCTTGAATTGCGTTGTCATGGCTCTGGAAAGACCGGATCTTCCAGATGATAGCGAG CTGCAGAAGTTTATTAACATCTGTATGTACATTTTCCTGGGTATCTTCACGTTAGAAATGTTAATTAAG GTAATAGCCCTTGGTCTCTGGGTGGGACCTGGCGCATATCTGCGAAGCACGTGGAATGTGATGGATGGCTTCTTGGTTGTCGTCTCTTGGATTGACGTCATTGTCACCTTGACGACGAACACGGAAAGCTCCATTTTAGGAGTGTTGCGCGTTTTTCGCGCGCTAAGAACTCTCAGACCACTGAGGGTGATTAGCAGGGCTCCTGGTCTAAAAGTTGTGGTAGAGACTCTGATAACCTCCTTGAAGCCCATTGGAAACATTGTGCTTATCGCAGCAAcatttttcatcatatttggcATTCTTGGAGTACAG CTGTTTAAAGGAAAGTTCTATTACTGTACGGAGGCCTCTGATGTCAATTCGAGAGTTGACTGTCTAAGTAAAGGGCACTCGTGGATAAACAAGGAATACAATTTTGATAACTTGGCTAAG GCCCTTTTAACATTGTTCGTCTTTTCTACTAAAGATGGCTGGGTAACCATAATGTATGATGGGATAGATGCTGTCGGTGTTGATAAACAG CCAATAAGAAACTACAACAAATGGAATGTCTTGTACTTCGTGGCGTTTCTGCTGCTCGCCGGCTTTGTGGTGCTCAACATGTTGGTTGGTGTAGTCGTGGAGAATTTTAAAAAGTGCCGTGCTATTATAGAGAAAGACCGCTTAGcggaaaaagagaaagaaaaagaacaagaaaaagcTAAAAAGCGGCAGGCAG AAGCAGACAAAGAAGAGGCTGAAGAATTTCTCCAACCTCGGCGGATTTTTCATCGAATTTGCACACATGGCTATTTTGACCTTGGTATATCAGCTGTCATTGTCCTTAATGTCATTTGTATGGCTATGGAACACTATCAGCAACCACAG GAAATGAGTGACTTCTTAGAGTACGCAAACTAtgtgttcactgccatcttcATACTGGAAGGCGTATTAAAAATTTATGCTCTTGGTTTCAAGAAATACATTAAAGAAAG ATGGAATCAGTTGGATCTTATCATAATCTTGCTTTCGATTGTTGGCATTGTTCTGGAGGAAATGGATGCTTCACTGCCAATAAACCCCACAATTATCCGAGTCATGAGGGTTCTCAGAATTGCACGAG tTCTGAAGCTCTTAAAGACGGCTGAAGGAATCCGGAAGTTACTAGATACCGTCGCTGAGGCGTTACCACAA GTTGGCAACCTGGGGCTTCTGTTCCTGCTGATGTTCTTTATATTTGCAGCCTTGGGAATGGAACTCTTTGGCGAAATTG ATTGCAGTGGCGATGTACCGTGCGAGGGATTGGGCCATCATGCACATTTCAAGAATTTTGGATTCGCGATGCTGACTTTGTTTCGTGTTTCCACAGGGGATAACTGGAATGGAATCCTAAAG GACATCATAAATAAGAAACGATGCGCAAAGGATCCGTCGACGGGATGCTCAGCCCTCGAACACATTGCTccaatttactttgcaatttttGTGCTCGCAACGCAGTTTGTCCTTCTTAATGTTGTGGTTGCTGTCTTGATGAAGCACTTAGAGGACGCAAaagaagaaatttctgttaCTTCGTCAAGAGAAGGCGAACTTGAAAACAAACTAGCAACGAAAACTGATGGAGATGGAGATGGAGAGCAAGACAGTTGCAAAGATGGCCAACCAAATCAGGGTGAGAGCGTTTCAGAGAAAGAAGCAAATAATAACGCCAGCGCTGCTATTTCAACCCCAGTTGGTTTGGATAGACAAGGGCCAAATGACTCAGAAAGTAGTTTGAGTTCCTTTGAGTACGCAGTCAGATCACAGCCAGTCAGTGCTAGCTCAAGACATCGGCTTTCTCCGATGAACAAAACACGATCTAATTGGTGCGCTAATCCAGCTACTCTGCGGCTTCCGCCAATAGGAAGTCAGTCCCGTGCGATTAACAAAATCGGTAGAAGCTCGGAGAAAGTCGATTCATTGACGTCGGGACTACCGAGTCCCGAAAGTGAAAAATCAGACACTAAATCAAGTGACGGACATATATCACCACGAGCTCCAATTTACGTCATGAGCGAGGATAGTACCGAGATATATGATAGCAATATGGAAGTCGACAGGGAACCGAGTAAAGTTTTCAGACCTGTTAATAACTGCTCAGCCACCCGATCACAATCACCGCACTCAAGTAGTGAGGAAGAAGGGAAAAagaagtttttcaaaaagccttTTCGTAAATCAGACCCTAAGCGAGCAAAGAGTTCGGGCAAAAGAGAGTCTAAGACAACAGCCACGGTTGTACCCATACCGAACACTGAACCGGATAAGCAGGAAATCAAACCAGTTAAACCAAATGCACGATGGGCTACTCCAGCGTTTAGTGGCGTACAACCACCGGGCATACGCAAGGACATTAAGCTTGAACCGTCTGTCACAACGAAAAAAGACGAAGACAAAAGCTATGAGATGCAAAGCTACGTATAG